The DNA window AGTAACAAATCAAAGAGGATAATGAGAGCTTACCCAAGAAAAATGGCCTCCATGAAATCTGTTGTCAGTCCCTGCTAAATGTGAATCAAGTGGAGTCAGCTTCAATAATCTTGGAGCCGGTATCTTGTTTCCCATACGACCACCGAAACCAGTCTTTGTATTTCCATCTTTGTCAGTGAACAAAGTGCAAATAAGGACCAAATATGTGTCGGTGGTACCTAACACCGACTTCCCGTCATAAGTCACATCAACATGAGTAATCGGAGAGCCAAGCCCAGGAAAAGCTGTCTTCGCCTGCCTCATGGACGTCTTGGAATACAGCCGAATCTTCCCATCAAGCGATCCAATGACAATGGAGCCATCACCAGTACTTGCAAAGCATTGAAAATTAGTTCCCCTGGAGAATTGATGCCCTTGATTCCAATGCAACACTGGTGAGTTACTGCTAGCAATATTCTGCACAATTCCTCTTCTATCTCTCATATCCCATTGACACAATCTATTGTCATCCAACCCCAAAAACGTGGATTCCGAAGGGTCTAATTGTGATCCCTTAGTGTCATTGGTGATATCCTTCATTGTAATCTCAGTCCCATCCTTCCCAAACTTCCATTCTGTCACAATCTTTCCTGTTTCAATGTCTAACTGCTGCAGCCCAGTCGAATGAGGTTTCCCTTCCTTTAATGGACTCATAAGCATCATATTGGTCTCCCCCCTCATTAGCAAGGCTTTTTGTGGCGTCAATTGCCCTGAAGCATCCTTGCCATCGAATTTCACACAGATACCCTTTCCATGAATCCCACGATGGTAATTCCTGTAGACCTGAACACCCAAATCATTAACCAGGAAACTGTTATCCAACGCACCCAAAGTCAAGCTCTGCACACCACCATTGGCCGCTTCTTCAAACTCCTCCATCAATTCCTGGCTTGGGCGAGCAGGAGTGCCAGGATCCTCCTCCGCATCCTCCCACATGGAATCATCAGCTGCTTCTGGCTTAACCCACCCAATAAACTCCTTCCCGTAAACTTTCATCTTGTTCTCCTCGGTACCTTTAAGTCCGTACACATTCTCAAACAAGCAATCCTGAAATTCAGTGACAAATCTTCTATACTGCTCATCAGTGACGAATTTCAGAGCCCAAACACCATTACTCACGAAATCCACCCGCCGCTGGTCGCCAAGCATCTTCAATTGCATTTCTGTAGAAACCCTAGACCGAACCTTAGACCCCACTTTCAAGACCCACCCGGAAACACCTCCACCGACTGGTTCCTCATCGTCCACGTCACCATCACCGCCAATCTTGGAGAAGCTATAGGAGGTGAGTTTGTCGGAGATGATCCATTTGGCGTTGGGAGTATTGCCGCCGATGTGTAGATATAGCTTGACAGGATTCTTTACATCATTAGGCCTCTGTGGATACTTAAGTCGAAGGGATTCGAGCTTCCGGTCGATTTCGTCGAGAGTACTACGGGAAGATTGCGGGATTTCTTGGCGCTCCATAGCGTCGTattgttcctcctcctcctcctcttcttcttcggaTCGGTACTCCCTATCAGAGTCTGTGATGTCCCCTTCGCGGCTCTGAGAGGTCCCCATATTCACGATGATTTGACTGGAATTATTAGAAAGCTAGCTAAATTTTGAAAGATCGAGCAGTTCTTGTGTGTTGCAGACTTCGATAAAGATTTTATAACCGAATTTGTAACCGGCTATCACCGGTTTAAGCAGATAATTTTGTTTTACTTTAAACTAATTATTTATTAGGGTGAAATTTAGCACTTGCTTTATAATtatcaaatacaaaaaaaagagtacttGTAACCGGCTTTACCAGTTAGCGTTGATTTAACGTCTTCCTTTACTTGGTACTGAAGCAAGCAGGCCGTGACGCGTATATTCCATCGTCCGTGTTTGGATCGTGTGATATAAGATCActggaaaaaaaacataaataataataataataattttatttttttttcatttagagAGTAAATGGTTTAAAACTATGCAAACCAAGCTTTGCAACAAGATTTCCTCACTTTTCATAACAGTCCCAACCAAAATGCTACAGAAACATCTCTAACCATAAATCATTGAATTTTCTTATCTTGATAACTTCAAGCTTTGATACATCCTTGCAACTCAAATCCCAGAGCCAACCTCAATCAAGTATTGGGAAAGAAGAGTGGAACAACTATGTTTTCACAGAGCATCGCGTGCTGCAATCCGGCATGTAATAGCATCACCAACGGAGGATATTGCCAGCTCCAGGCCAGATATTTTGTAATGCTGGGAATACAAATATAATCACTCATTAGTCAAGCACCATCAAAGAATaactttttcattttaaaattacCAAAATCCTTTAATCACAAACCTTTTGTATCTGAGCTTGGTTTGCTCTTGCTTCTAACTCCTCCAAACCAATCTCTCTACCATTGATAATTTGCTCTACGGCAGTCATCTAATGTGAtacaatacaaaagaaaatttgaaacagAGTGAATAACAACCTCTTCTTCAGCTTGAGCCTTGATATTCTACATTATTCTTAATATAATCTCACCTCTTCGGAGGAGGCACTGAAACAAGCAGCAAGAATGTAAGTCGTGGTCTCGGAGATGCCACATCTTTTCAAAGATTCGGTGATCTAGAAAGAGAGACATTAGAATTTATCAATTTCAATCATTCGGGAAATGGAGTATGAAAGAGTGTTGAGAAATGTTGAAGATAACTACATGCTTAGATCCTGAATAATTGTAAACAAGCTCGGAATGAAGCGTCCGTGTCGTAAGTGACTCCCTTGCCTTGGCTACAAGGGTCTTATGTGCAGCAGCCAAAACAGGGAAAGTATCTGGAATCTGACTCAGTTGCCAATAGAAAAGTCAGTGAAACCTAACCAAAGAATAGCATAAGTAGAGAGGATAATTTATACAATGAGGAGAAAAAAATGTGCTTCTCAACTATGTCCATAAATAGCCATACCAGAGATGCATTGAGCAGAGCTACTTCAGGTTCCAAGTTCCCAGCTTGCATCGAATCTAGGAGTTCCCTGCATGAAATTTAGCATGTCAGAAGTTCTAATCCTCACACATGAAATTTAGCCTCACACATGAAATTTAGCATGTGCAACCATTTACTTGCAAATATAATTAAACACATAGGCATATATGAATTTGATAATGAGTGTAAAGAGAGTACTTGGCATTAGTGACATCAACAAAGAGGGAAAGAGATAAGGTGCTTCCATTTATGATCTCAAACACCTTCATGGCCTCTTCTGAGACTGAGACTCCTAAGCTCTCACTCTGCAAAATATATCCGGCTTACATAAGTTGAAATACATATTCAGGTGCCACTTTCAGTGACAGATTGACTTGCACAATGTTCTAGACAAAGCATAACATCAACCAAGGATTTCAAATATAAGTTAATTTGATTGTCTGCGGAACTACACTCCAACTTGTAAGACATTTTAGTTTATGTCAACATCATATCTCATCATATCTGGTACACTGAAATATCAACTCATCTTAATGACTGTGTTTGACAGAAAATACTTTGTGATGAAAACATTTTGCATAGAAAGATTCTCTTAAAAAGAGTCGGCATTCTAGTATTATACCATTTAGGGTCCATTTGGTAGAGAGTATGGCTGACAGAGTATACGCTATAAAATATGCTGATTAGGTGTTTGGAGAAACTGTAAAATACGCTGATTAGACATAGAGTGTATGGTGTTAAATTACCTAAAAGAGCATTAAGCATATTCAACAAAACACTACAATCAGTCATATTTAACACATACCATCAAAACCAAAATCCAATAATTGTAAAATAGTTATGCTTAAACAAAGACATATTAAACAAAAGTTATGCTTAAACAACACCAAACAATACAATGTTTTGATCACGTCCATCACGTCTATCCTCATCATTGGTATCCATATCTGTATGCACCAAATAATACTTATAGAATGCAActaattcatccaaaacataaaatagGTGTTACAAATGTGAAATGCCCTTTACCAGCATCAAGCAAACAGACTATCAATATGCATTCTAATGAaaattttgtactaccaaaagaTGGGCATTGTAAGTGAGCTGCTAATCAATATCAAAGGCTTATTACAAAGCAATTACCAAGCATCAAATCCGGCAATTACCAAGCAATTACGAAGTAAAAAGGGATTTCTCCACTAGGACTAAAGAAGGCTAATCAATAACAGAGGCACATCTGGTTGCCTATTACAGAGCAATTACCAAGCAATAAATCCGGTAATTATCAAGCAAAGCTGGATTTCTCCACTACAGTTACATGGAACAATCGTACAACAATGAAGATGAGACAGAGAAGATGGATTTCTCCACTACAATTACATGGAACAGAAAACCTAACACGGGCTTTACAAGCACTACCCGAGATTGGTATACAAAAGAAACAAGAACAGAAAAAATTAGGAAAAGAAGATTAACATACCTGGTGTGGCTGCGAGGGAGGTCTAGAggtaaagcaaaaaaaaaaccctggaATTTGCAGTGTTGCAGTGGAGTGTGGACAATGGACCGAGAGGTCCgtgaaagcaaaaagaaaaaggccGCTTGGGCTTCTTTTACGGAGAGATTAGCCCAATAGCCATATACCTTGACTTGGGCTTCTTTTATCGGCCCAAAACCAATTCTGCAAGCCTGCAAGTCTGCAACGGCACCCGATAAGCTTCGTGAGTTGTTATGGTGAATTGGTGATCGTCGCCATTTGAAACAAACTGAATAAGCTAAGAACGAAGGGCATGTGACCTGGTCATGCAATCTCAAATGAATTTCTATCTTCAAGCACAGCCCCTCCACCTGTCAATCCCTCTTCCccaaagaaaaaaccaaaacaCAAACTTCACCTTCTCCATTCTTTTTCTACTGGTAATCCCCTTCTCCTGCAATGACTCTGTCCATCTTCCTCCTATGGCTTGTCAGCATTCCTCTCATCGTCCACTCCCTTCCTGCCCCAAGAGGTTTTCATTGTCGCCCGTCACATTTTTCTCTGGTTCTCTCAGTCAATCGTGAAAAAAATTTGATCTAATTTGTTGTAACAATGTTGGCGCAGGTTGGCTCATAAGCTGTGGGGCATCGGGAGAACAAAAGCTAGGAACCCTCAAATACATTCCCGATGAAGGTTTCATCTCCGTTGGAAACAAATCGGTCCTCAAAGGACAAGATTTGCTCCCGATTTTAACAACCGTGCGATACTTTCCCGATACGTCGGCGAGGAAATATTGCTATGTGATTCCGGTGATCAAAGGAGGGAAGTATTTGATAAGGACTACATATTACTATGGAGGTTTCGATGGAGGGACAGAGCCGCCTGTGTTTGATCAGATCATTCAAGGGACTAAGTGGAGCATTGTTAATACTACTGAGGATTATGCTAATGGCATGAGTTCTTATTATGAGATTGTCGTGGTTTCTTCAGGGAAGACGCTTAGCGTTTGCCTTGCAAGGAATGAACATACAAGTTCTAGTCCTTTTATATCGGCTCTTGAATTGGAGTACCTAGAAGATTCCATGTATAATTCCTCTGATTTTAATAAGTATGCGCTTACTACAGTTGCTCGTCACAGCTTTGGCAATGAGGACATGATCAGGTGAGGAATGCCTGCTATTCATTTCTTTTTACCTTGAGAAACTAATCTGTATTGTTATGTTCTCCAAGCGTTTGTTTTATTGCATCAAAGAATCATTTTGGTAATGTTGCACAGGCTGATAGAGAAAAGTTGGTTAACTACTAGCATTAATTTTGTGATATATTTCATAACCATATAACTACTTTGCCTAGATTATATTGTAACTGTAATGATGTGAAAATATATCTGTTCTATGTTTACATTCACTTATATATATCTCAAAACATGATGGGGAAATTTAAAGTACTGAAAATTGGGTTGGAAGTGTTTCCTTTAGATGAGTTGGTATTTTCTTGCTTGAATAATGAAACAGAGGGAATTTGGTTACTCTATAGTTGTACAATTTGTTAGGGTGCAAGATACGTAGGATTGTCATTTTCCTTTGTAATCAAATCATTGTATTACTCTTGTACGTTATGGTATTCCATTGAATTCTTGGCTAGAGCATGAAGTAATAAAGAAAGATGAAGTAGAAGTAGATTTGAGAGAATTCTGATGGTGAATGTGTAAAAATTTGAACCTAGCTTTCCAGATGATCAATTCAACCGGTTATGGCAACCATTCACGGACAATAACCCTGTGGTTGATAGCAAGTCTAGTGTGTCTTCATCAGATTTTTGGAACCTTCCGCCTGAAAAGGCTTTCCACTCTGCCATCACAACAAGTCGAGGAAAGACACTTGTTCTCCAATGGCCACCTGTGTCACTTCCAAGTAGCAAATTctacgttgcactctatttccaGGACAATCGAACGCCTAGCCCATATAGCTGGAGAGTTTTCAGTGTTAGCATAAATGGCCGGAACTTTTACAAAGATCTTAATGTCACTACTAATGGCGTGACTGTTTATGGCAAGGAATGGCCTCTATCTGGAAAGACTGAAATCACCTTGACTCCTAATGATCGGACACCCGTTGGACCAATGATCAATGCTGGTGAGATCTTTCAGATTCTGCCTCTTGCAGGAAGGACACTCACAAGAGATGGTAATGTATCACCTCACTCTATTTTCTAATTCCATGCATTTGAGGAACTAGCTTCCTTTTTTCTTGTGTCTAATTATCTATGCTTATTGGTACATGAAGTGATGGCCATGGAAGATTTGGCAAAAAAACTCGACAATCCGCCTTCTGATTGGACTGGGGATCCCTGCCTACCTCATGATAACTCATGGACTGGTGTTGTATGTTCTCAAGATAATCTGGCTCGAGTTACCACTCTGTAAGTTAACTTAAATTTACTTCTTGAACTAGGTCCCAACATACATTTGAATATGCACAGTAGAATAATTTGAATAGGACCTTGAGGTTAGAGAAACTCGATTTAAAAGTCAATCCACATTTGAAGAAACTTCACGGCTtcctcattttttctttttagtttcttGGCCATTATCTTGGCCATTATCTTGCCCTTTAACAACTGGAACAGGAGATTTTATAATGTCAAATCTATGCTTGGTCTAATAATGCTGATTTGATGGCTATTCTGGTTTTGTTACATGAAGGAACCTCACTGGCATGGGACTGTCAGGAATGCTGCCTTCAAGCGTAGGCAATTTAACAGCAATCACCCATATGTAAACAACTTAACACTGTCAGTTATTTTCCCTAACCGGTTCATCTCATAGTCCACCTGGATTAATTTTTAATTGAAAAGATGCTTGCAGTTGGCTTGGGGGCAATAAACTTACTGGTCAGATCCCAGAAATGAGCACATTGAAGGAGCTTCAAACCTTGTATGTCGACCCATATAATTGTCATAGCTATGAATTTAAGGTTCCTTGAATTCATGACAATTGTCAATGCCTAATGTATCCTTGTAATCTGATGAAGGCATTTGGAGAATAACCAGTTTAAAGGATCAATCCCTAAATCATTAGGCCAACTCGGGAAACTTCGTGAGATGTAAgtcttcctccatggagaaTTGTTATTAAATGCAATGACCATGTCAGTTAACTTGGTTGATCCAATTGTCTCTGTTTGCAGATTTCTCCAGAACAACAACCTTGATGGTGATATCCCAGATTCACTGCAAAATAAACGCGGAATAAACCTAAAGTATGAACTCCCTCTAACTCTCCTTTTCTCCTGAAGTTCTGGTGTCTTCTACAGTTAAGCCAGTCTATGTTGACTGCATTTGATGATTCGATTTTGTATAGGGTCTCCTCTGGTAATCCGAAGGCAATGGAGTAATGCTAA is part of the Tripterygium wilfordii isolate XIE 37 chromosome 7, ASM1340144v1, whole genome shotgun sequence genome and encodes:
- the LOC120001873 gene encoding probable LRR receptor-like serine/threonine-protein kinase At1g67720; the encoded protein is MTLSIFLLWLVSIPLIVHSLPAPRGWLISCGASGEQKLGTLKYIPDEGFISVGNKSVLKGQDLLPILTTVRYFPDTSARKYCYVIPVIKGGKYLIRTTYYYGGFDGGTEPPVFDQIIQGTKWSIVNTTEDYANGMSSYYEIVVVSSGKTLSVCLARNEHTSSSPFISALELEYLEDSMYNSSDFNKYALTTVARHSFGNEDMISFPDDQFNRLWQPFTDNNPVVDSKSSVSSSDFWNLPPEKAFHSAITTSRGKTLVLQWPPVSLPSSKFYVALYFQDNRTPSPYSWRVFSVSINGRNFYKDLNVTTNGVTVYGKEWPLSGKTEITLTPNDRTPVGPMINAGEIFQILPLAGRTLTRDVMAMEDLAKKLDNPPSDWTGDPCLPHDNSWTGVVCSQDNLARVTTLNLTGMGLSGMLPSSVGNLTAITHIWLGGNKLTGQIPEMSTLKELQTLHLENNQFKGSIPKSLGQLGKLREIFLQNNNLDGDIPDSLQNKRGINLKVSSGNPKAME
- the LOC120001872 gene encoding protein CYPRO4-like, giving the protein MGTSQSREGDITDSDREYRSEEEEEEEEEQYDAMERQEIPQSSRSTLDEIDRKLESLRLKYPQRPNDVKNPVKLYLHIGGNTPNAKWIISDKLTSYSFSKIGGDGDVDDEEPVGGGVSGWVLKVGSKVRSRVSTEMQLKMLGDQRRVDFVSNGVWALKFVTDEQYRRFVTEFQDCLFENVYGLKGTEENKMKVYGKEFIGWVKPEAADDSMWEDAEEDPGTPARPSQELMEEFEEAANGGVQSLTLGALDNSFLVNDLGVQVYRNYHRGIHGKGICVKFDGKDASGQLTPQKALLMRGETNMMLMSPLKEGKPHSTGLQQLDIETGKIVTEWKFGKDGTEITMKDITNDTKGSQLDPSESTFLGLDDNRLCQWDMRDRRGIVQNIASSNSPVLHWNQGHQFSRGTNFQCFASTGDGSIVIGSLDGKIRLYSKTSMRQAKTAFPGLGSPITHVDVTYDGKSVLGTTDTYLVLICTLFTDKDGNTKTGFGGRMGNKIPAPRLLKLTPLDSHLAGTDNRFHGGHFSWVTENGKQERHIVATVGKFSVIWDFQRVKNSAHECYRNQQGLKSCYCYKIVLKDESIVESRFMHDKFAVSDSPEAPLVVATPMKVSSFSLSGRKSQA
- the LOC120001874 gene encoding EKC/KEOPS complex subunit Tprkb → MKVFEIINGSTLSLSLFVDVTNAKELLDSMQAGNLEPEVALLNASLIPDTFPVLAAAHKTLVAKARESLTTRTLHSELVYNYSGSKHITESLKRCGISETTTYILAACFSASSEEMTAVEQIINGREIGLEELEARANQAQIQKHYKISGLELAISSVGDAITCRIAARDAL